From the genome of Bifidobacterium asteroides, one region includes:
- a CDS encoding sugar-binding protein yields the protein MKMMQRAMAAVIGVAMLTGLGACGSSRASSSSQEGGAISKGATIGVSMPTKSEERWNKDGNNLKNKLEKAGYKVVLSFADDKPAQQNADIENMVNKGAKIVVVASKDGTAVGPAVEKAKDAGAKVIAYDRLIMNTKAVDYYATFQLERTGVLEANWLIDQLGLKNGAKGPFNIELFTGSPDDNNAKYFFKGAWELLQPYFKSGVLVSPSQHGGGVTKDFKLSDWQKISVQSWKTEQAQKDMESILDSTYAHGERLDAVLSPYDGISQGVINAIQSKRPDIQPNTDNWPKITGQDAMEISVANISKGLQGQTVFKDVNKLAQAVYDMIIEIAQGKKVTGINGTFDNNSIKVPSKLLDPQAITKDNLTELVKANYLTQERFDQLTK from the coding sequence ATGAAGATGATGCAACGAGCTATGGCGGCGGTTATCGGCGTCGCCATGCTGACCGGACTGGGCGCTTGCGGAAGTTCACGAGCCTCCAGTTCCTCCCAGGAGGGAGGGGCGATCAGCAAAGGCGCCACCATCGGCGTGTCCATGCCCACCAAGTCCGAGGAGCGTTGGAACAAGGATGGCAACAACCTCAAGAACAAACTGGAGAAGGCAGGCTACAAGGTGGTGCTCTCCTTCGCGGATGACAAGCCCGCCCAGCAGAATGCCGACATCGAGAACATGGTCAACAAGGGCGCCAAGATCGTGGTGGTGGCCTCCAAGGACGGCACCGCTGTGGGGCCTGCTGTCGAGAAGGCCAAGGATGCCGGGGCCAAGGTCATCGCTTATGACCGGCTGATCATGAACACCAAGGCCGTCGACTACTATGCGACATTCCAGCTTGAGCGCACCGGCGTGCTGGAGGCCAACTGGCTGATCGACCAGCTGGGTCTCAAAAACGGAGCCAAGGGTCCATTCAATATTGAGCTCTTTACCGGTTCTCCCGACGACAACAACGCCAAGTACTTCTTCAAAGGCGCCTGGGAGCTGCTGCAGCCCTACTTCAAGTCGGGCGTTCTGGTCAGCCCCTCCCAGCATGGCGGCGGTGTGACCAAGGACTTCAAACTCTCCGACTGGCAGAAGATCTCCGTCCAGTCCTGGAAGACCGAGCAGGCCCAGAAGGACATGGAGTCCATTCTTGATTCGACCTACGCCCACGGCGAGCGGCTGGATGCCGTGCTGAGCCCCTATGACGGCATCAGCCAGGGGGTCATCAACGCCATCCAGTCCAAGAGGCCCGACATCCAGCCCAATACCGACAACTGGCCCAAGATCACCGGGCAGGACGCCATGGAGATCTCCGTGGCCAATATCTCCAAGGGACTGCAGGGCCAGACAGTCTTCAAGGACGTCAACAAGCTGGCCCAGGCCGTTTACGACATGATCATCGAAATCGCCCAGGGCAAGAAGGTTACCGGCATCAACGGCACCTTTGACAACAACAGCATCAAGGTGCCCTCGAAGCTGCTGGATCCCCAGGCCATCACCAAGGACAACCTGACCGAGCTGGTCAAGGCGAACTACCTGACCCAGGAACGATTCGATCAGCTGACCAAGTGA
- a CDS encoding ATP-binding cassette domain-containing protein yields MHETAVLMQMDDLCIRFGFVEALKHINLDIRQHEVLAVVGDNGAGKSTLVRILSGLIRPDQGTLFWKGRPTSIPSIRVANQLGIAAVFQGQDFCDNLDVSSNLFLGKELRDRHHRRDDEAMRRRTRQVLQSLSSPIRVGQPMATLSLGQKQTVSIARTLLDNPELILLDEPTASLSVMQSAEVLNYIKRMRSEGRSILMVCHDLPDVFAVSDRIAVMRQGRLVGVLPTAKTSYETVIALISGIDPEDVIQDQGQLDAMARANARAHALRGTRKALPEKS; encoded by the coding sequence TTGCATGAAACCGCTGTCTTGATGCAGATGGACGACCTCTGCATCAGGTTCGGATTCGTTGAGGCCCTCAAACACATAAACCTGGATATTCGTCAACACGAAGTGCTCGCCGTCGTGGGCGACAATGGAGCAGGCAAGTCCACTCTGGTCAGGATTTTGTCCGGATTGATCCGACCCGACCAGGGTACCTTGTTCTGGAAGGGCCGACCGACCAGCATTCCCTCGATCAGAGTCGCCAATCAGTTGGGCATTGCAGCCGTCTTCCAGGGGCAGGACTTCTGCGACAACCTGGATGTCTCCTCCAACCTCTTCCTAGGCAAGGAACTGCGCGATCGACACCATCGTCGCGATGACGAAGCCATGCGTCGGCGCACCCGTCAGGTCCTCCAGTCGCTGTCCTCCCCTATCCGCGTGGGCCAACCCATGGCCACCCTTTCCTTGGGACAAAAACAGACCGTATCGATCGCCAGGACCCTGCTGGACAATCCCGAGCTGATCCTGCTGGACGAGCCGACGGCCTCCTTATCCGTCATGCAGTCCGCCGAGGTGCTCAACTACATCAAGCGCATGCGTTCAGAGGGCCGCAGCATCCTTATGGTCTGCCACGATCTGCCGGACGTTTTCGCGGTTTCTGACCGCATAGCAGTCATGCGTCAGGGACGGCTGGTAGGAGTTCTTCCTACGGCCAAGACATCTTATGAAACTGTAATAGCGCTGATTTCAGGCATTGATCCTGAGGACGTCATACAGGACCAGGGCCAGCTGGATGCCATGGCCAGGGCCAACGCCCGCGCCCACGCCCTGCGCGGTACCAGAAAGGCCCTGCCCGAGAAATCATGA
- the metF gene encoding methylenetetrahydrofolate reductase [NAD(P)H], producing MHEPIFSLEVFPPKRDAPVGTIYDTLDGLEGLMPDFISVTYGTGRRSDRTATARISKTIHTEYGIPAVAHLTARYADREVIDQALDMFDDAGVAAVLALRGDSVEGREPAGVFDHASDLAAYIRFRRPNLPIYGACYPETHPEASSPEEDIEHLRIKVDAGVNHLISQLFYDNADFLDFLDRARAAGILVPIEAGIMPITNEGQVRHMSRVCQARIPAAVESILERWGDDRASLREAGIIYASQQIADLVAHGVDGIHLYSMNHSGVTRRIWHNVRHLFRQAGTKEETVRSRK from the coding sequence GTGCATGAGCCTATTTTTTCCCTGGAGGTCTTTCCCCCCAAGCGCGATGCCCCGGTGGGCACCATCTATGACACCCTGGATGGCCTGGAAGGGCTGATGCCCGACTTCATCTCGGTGACTTACGGGACCGGCCGCCGCTCGGACCGCACAGCCACGGCCCGCATATCCAAGACCATCCATACCGAGTACGGCATCCCTGCCGTGGCACACCTGACTGCCCGGTATGCGGACCGCGAGGTGATCGATCAGGCCCTGGACATGTTCGACGACGCAGGGGTGGCAGCGGTGCTGGCCCTGCGTGGCGACAGCGTGGAGGGCCGCGAGCCCGCAGGGGTCTTCGACCATGCCAGCGATCTGGCCGCCTACATCCGGTTCCGTCGGCCGAACCTGCCGATTTATGGCGCCTGTTATCCGGAGACACACCCGGAGGCCTCCTCGCCCGAAGAGGATATTGAACATCTGCGGATCAAGGTGGATGCCGGTGTCAACCATCTGATCTCGCAGCTCTTCTATGACAACGCCGATTTTCTGGACTTCCTGGACCGGGCTCGGGCAGCGGGCATTCTAGTGCCCATTGAGGCAGGGATCATGCCCATCACCAACGAGGGCCAGGTCCGGCATATGAGCCGGGTCTGCCAGGCCCGGATCCCGGCAGCGGTTGAGTCCATCCTGGAGCGCTGGGGGGACGACCGGGCCAGCCTGCGCGAAGCAGGCATCATCTACGCCTCACAGCAGATCGCAGATCTGGTGGCCCATGGAGTAGACGGTATCCACCTCTACTCCATGAATCACTCAGGGGTCACCAGGCGCATCTGGCACAACGTCCGTCATCTCTTTCGGCAGGCAGGCACCAAGGAGGAGACGGTCAGGAGCCGAAAATAA